One genomic window of Treponema sp. J25 includes the following:
- a CDS encoding CPBP family intramembrane glutamic endopeptidase, with amino-acid sequence MPQKEGLTSFGVFKVDEVLTRLLFRDVPLIAFLMFRFHLDIPEALPKLRSFRWKDFLVIPLTVFLLALTGMIIQKVYHVSTGFSGPLFQIQGPRTGFEWCLLSISTFFSAYAEEVFFRLYLLECWGISHLFSKMAPLLRGTLRIEPFPRTTPSIERSPFSWRPLPWGPVIVSSLLFALTHLYQGPLGFFQALGAGLILALVYLQTGSIHPPALAHGIFNLLVYLRIFFS; translated from the coding sequence ATGCCCCAGAAAGAAGGGCTTACCTCCTTTGGTGTTTTCAAAGTTGATGAAGTCCTGACCCGCCTCTTGTTTCGGGATGTACCGCTCATAGCCTTTTTGATGTTCCGCTTTCATCTCGATATTCCTGAAGCACTTCCCAAACTTCGCTCCTTTCGGTGGAAAGATTTCCTGGTGATTCCCCTCACGGTCTTTTTACTTGCCCTTACTGGAATGATTATACAAAAGGTGTATCATGTGAGTACCGGATTCTCAGGGCCTCTGTTTCAGATACAGGGGCCCCGTACCGGTTTTGAGTGGTGCCTTCTGAGTATTAGTACGTTTTTCAGCGCTTACGCAGAAGAGGTGTTCTTCCGGCTCTATCTCCTTGAATGCTGGGGGATATCTCATCTTTTTTCAAAAATGGCTCCCCTACTAAGGGGAACTCTCCGGATAGAGCCTTTTCCACGTACCACCCCGTCTATAGAAAGGTCCCCCTTCTCCTGGCGACCACTTCCCTGGGGTCCGGTGATTGTTTCCTCCCTCCTGTTTGCCCTTACCCACCTGTACCAGGGCCCTCTGGGTTTTTTTCAGGCCCTGGGAGCAGGCTTAATACTTGCCCTCGTGTATCTTCAAACAGGATCGATACATCCCCCCGCCCTTGCCCATGGGATATTTAACCTTCTGGTCTATCTCCGGATTTTTTTCTCCTGA
- a CDS encoding ComEC/Rec2 family competence protein — protein sequence MYTLLRASPLLLAAGGMVVVFYGFPLVPPSAQFWILGGLIAFVMVAKAMAETAMLYPLFFDREKNHEREERLWLRLTGFAVALGVGFCLGYVSFRAAPSPGEKVAFTSLLEGSTVVRMEGTLSGDIRRTSSGNWMVPMRVRWVWNGRGVGSAARGTAQLLVPKDRLGQGKFIVGYPLSVEGQWKAPGAFFMVRSWSLNVSSPLEKQGKTGTGWGALYESLIRNLSSFRASIRTWITERLVSFSWGPLAQALLLGDRNELDGTVSRAFREAGCAPLLALSGMHLAVFSWLFLWGGQRLVGKRAALLISTFFLWGYVYLVGASPSLVRAVLMLTLASLCKLQGIPMDTLNILAATFMVHLLWVPADGRSLAFMLSYLALVGLLVLAPRWNYLLRPRISPFLLNALTASMGAFLMTAPVVIASFGVLYPVGIMISPIVGFFVMVFMVGALGFLLGILLFPFLSFFFQRALELLYTLILGLLKMATYFPAVTVMSGKIEAGGLVLFATLAISLLLVYGESRGIKRGIPRAFDHL from the coding sequence ATGTATACCCTACTCAGAGCTTCTCCCCTCCTGTTGGCGGCGGGGGGCATGGTGGTGGTGTTTTATGGCTTTCCCTTGGTGCCCCCTTCGGCCCAGTTCTGGATATTAGGCGGTCTCATAGCCTTCGTCATGGTGGCTAAAGCCATGGCTGAAACAGCGATGCTGTATCCCCTCTTTTTTGACAGGGAAAAGAATCATGAAAGGGAAGAACGGCTCTGGCTCCGACTTACCGGTTTTGCTGTTGCCCTTGGGGTTGGTTTCTGTCTTGGGTATGTCTCTTTTCGTGCTGCCCCCTCTCCCGGAGAAAAGGTTGCTTTCACCAGTCTCCTTGAAGGGTCTACCGTTGTTCGCATGGAGGGGACCCTGTCGGGGGATATCCGTAGAACCTCCTCGGGGAACTGGATGGTGCCGATGCGGGTGCGCTGGGTGTGGAATGGCCGTGGTGTGGGGAGTGCTGCCCGGGGGACGGCCCAACTCCTGGTCCCCAAAGATAGGTTGGGGCAGGGGAAGTTCATAGTTGGATATCCCCTTTCTGTGGAAGGTCAATGGAAAGCCCCTGGGGCCTTCTTTATGGTCCGTTCCTGGAGTTTGAATGTTTCGTCGCCCCTGGAGAAACAAGGGAAGACTGGCACTGGTTGGGGTGCACTATATGAGTCCCTTATCCGGAATCTATCGTCTTTTCGGGCTTCAATCCGTACCTGGATTACCGAGCGTCTTGTCTCGTTTTCCTGGGGGCCCCTGGCCCAGGCCCTCCTCCTGGGGGATCGCAACGAACTGGATGGTACCGTAAGCAGGGCTTTCCGGGAAGCGGGCTGTGCTCCCCTCCTGGCCCTTTCGGGGATGCACCTGGCGGTTTTCTCTTGGCTTTTTTTGTGGGGTGGACAACGCCTGGTGGGGAAGCGGGCGGCCCTCCTTATTTCTACATTTTTTCTCTGGGGCTATGTGTACCTGGTAGGGGCCTCCCCCTCCCTTGTACGGGCGGTTCTTATGCTTACCCTCGCTTCGCTTTGCAAGCTCCAGGGTATCCCCATGGATACCCTCAATATTTTGGCCGCCACCTTTATGGTACACCTTTTGTGGGTTCCCGCCGATGGGAGATCCCTCGCGTTTATGCTTTCCTACCTTGCTCTGGTGGGGCTCCTGGTACTCGCCCCCCGGTGGAACTATTTATTGCGGCCCCGTATATCACCCTTCCTCTTGAATGCCCTTACGGCAAGTATGGGGGCCTTTCTTATGACCGCTCCTGTGGTGATTGCATCTTTTGGGGTTTTGTACCCCGTGGGTATTATGATAAGTCCCATCGTAGGGTTCTTCGTTATGGTATTTATGGTTGGGGCCCTCGGGTTTCTCCTGGGGATCCTTCTTTTCCCTTTTCTATCGTTCTTTTTTCAAAGGGCCCTGGAACTGCTCTATACCCTTATACTGGGACTCTTAAAAATGGCTACCTATTTCCCGGCTGTCACGGTTATGTCAGGGAAGATTGAGGCTGGGGGACTTGTTCTTTTTGCAACGCTTGCGATAAGCCTTCTCTTGGTGTATGGTGAAAGTCGTGGAATCAAAAGAGGAATACCCCGGGCTTTCGACCATCTATGA
- the rsmA gene encoding 16S rRNA (adenine(1518)-N(6)/adenine(1519)-N(6))-dimethyltransferase RsmA, whose protein sequence is MVKVVESKEEYPGLSTIYDSPRALRAFLEQHGLGMQKKFGQNFLINRDVRRRLVDALELPENQPLVWEIGPGLGCMTELLLERGCRVRAFEIDRGFARILRDTYGRNENFELIEGDVLVTWQEAMKQERPAYLLGNLPYNIASLILARMIEGGLLFKRMVVLVQREMAERMLASVGTEQYSSFSVLCQSLYTIKSLMILKGPSFYPPPKVESQGLLLTARKNIALESYPPLYWGLVRALFASRRKTIKNNLEAFMHMSHRGKNMTAETDSSAAAILAEAGLDPSLRAENLSIDQFVNLAMTLERCYGYSG, encoded by the coding sequence ATGGTGAAAGTCGTGGAATCAAAAGAGGAATACCCCGGGCTTTCGACCATCTATGATTCTCCTCGGGCTCTGCGGGCTTTTCTAGAACAGCATGGCCTGGGGATGCAAAAAAAATTTGGGCAGAATTTTTTGATTAACCGGGATGTCCGCCGGCGTCTGGTGGATGCCCTGGAGCTTCCGGAAAACCAACCGCTGGTGTGGGAAATAGGTCCCGGTCTTGGCTGTATGACCGAGTTATTGCTAGAACGGGGCTGCCGGGTCCGGGCGTTCGAGATTGATCGAGGTTTTGCCCGTATATTGCGGGACACCTATGGAAGAAATGAAAACTTTGAATTGATAGAGGGGGATGTGCTGGTTACTTGGCAAGAGGCGATGAAGCAAGAACGGCCAGCCTATTTGCTGGGTAATCTCCCCTATAATATCGCTTCCCTTATCCTTGCCCGCATGATCGAAGGGGGACTCCTCTTTAAGCGAATGGTGGTGCTGGTCCAGCGAGAAATGGCAGAGCGAATGCTGGCCTCCGTAGGGACCGAACAGTATTCTTCTTTTTCGGTGCTCTGTCAGTCCCTGTATACAATTAAGAGTCTTATGATTCTTAAGGGCCCTTCTTTTTATCCTCCTCCCAAAGTGGAATCCCAGGGTCTCCTGCTCACGGCCAGGAAAAATATTGCTTTGGAGAGTTATCCTCCCCTTTACTGGGGCCTTGTTCGGGCCCTCTTTGCATCCCGAAGAAAAACAATTAAAAATAATCTGGAGGCCTTCATGCATATGTCCCATCGGGGAAAAAACATGACAGCCGAAACGGATAGTTCTGCCGCCGCTATTCTTGCGGAAGCGGGGCTCGATCCTTCTCTTCGGGCGGAGAACCTTTCGATCGACCAATTTGTGAACCTTGCTATGACGTTGGAGCGATGCTATGGCTATTCGGGATAA
- a CDS encoding PilZ domain-containing protein, producing MWILLLFLILLGGALVVLFLSARKGPNYSWVEFFARGKDAGFSFAEINLLRRLALMVKLEDPTSLFWSEGQLDMCIREYLRRIQMTGEETKEETQKFLSKLYEYRKKVALEHPKVKKGLSSTRYIEVLQPLKVLVDGVGVYASKVIGNSSKYLSIERPAVPLRKGITDWKGRRLAIYFWRKDDAGYVFDTYVLNEVLMKGTYCLQVAHSDSLFRTQKRRSVRLRTHKPAYLYFLQEGEESPEKVETAPGLKCILQDLSDTGYAVVVGGKGKPEMKIKVQFEVNGEPLVMPGIVRSVDYNEEKNRSVLHVEAYPLSVLTRNRILAAVFGVIPETDYESVFRESSSETEDSALLKEEGGRSDEVKQSVEQ from the coding sequence ATGTGGATACTTCTCCTGTTCCTCATTCTTCTCGGCGGGGCCCTGGTGGTACTGTTCCTGTCCGCAAGGAAGGGGCCAAACTATTCATGGGTAGAGTTCTTTGCCCGAGGGAAGGATGCGGGTTTTAGTTTTGCAGAAATTAATCTGCTTCGTCGTCTTGCCCTGATGGTAAAGCTCGAGGACCCTACCAGTCTTTTCTGGTCAGAGGGACAGCTTGATATGTGCATCCGGGAATACCTGCGCCGCATTCAGATGACCGGCGAAGAAACTAAAGAAGAAACCCAGAAATTCCTTTCTAAACTATATGAATATCGAAAAAAGGTGGCCCTTGAACATCCCAAGGTAAAAAAGGGGCTTTCGAGTACCCGATATATTGAAGTGTTACAACCCCTTAAAGTGCTTGTCGATGGGGTAGGGGTGTATGCTTCGAAGGTTATTGGGAACTCAAGTAAATACCTTTCCATTGAACGACCTGCCGTTCCCTTACGGAAGGGGATTACCGATTGGAAGGGGCGGCGCCTGGCTATTTATTTCTGGCGAAAGGATGATGCGGGATACGTGTTCGATACCTATGTGTTAAACGAGGTTCTCATGAAGGGAACCTACTGTTTGCAGGTAGCCCATTCAGACTCCCTTTTCCGGACCCAAAAACGACGTTCCGTGCGGCTGCGTACCCATAAACCGGCCTATTTGTATTTTTTACAGGAAGGAGAAGAATCCCCTGAAAAGGTGGAAACCGCTCCGGGCCTTAAATGTATTTTGCAGGACCTTTCTGATACGGGGTATGCGGTGGTGGTAGGGGGAAAGGGAAAACCCGAAATGAAGATTAAGGTGCAATTTGAAGTGAATGGGGAACCCCTGGTGATGCCAGGAATCGTTCGTTCGGTGGATTATAACGAAGAAAAAAACAGGTCCGTCCTCCATGTGGAGGCCTATCCTCTCTCGGTTTTGACCCGGAATCGTATCCTTGCGGCGGTGTTTGGGGTAATTCCAGAAACGGACTATGAAAGTGTGTTTAGGGAATCTTCAAGCGAAACGGAAGACTCTGCCCTACTAAAAGAAGAAGGAGGTCGTAGCGATGAGGTTAAGCAATCGGTGGAACAATAA